The Caballeronia sp. TF1N1 genome includes a window with the following:
- a CDS encoding PAAR domain-containing protein: MKSPIRKGDKLENGGEVTGGSEWFVFMGRPLARKGDEALCDEHGPTVIDEGYTKFPDRDGKPVAFHHYRCACGCRLISSLQNVNIE; encoded by the coding sequence ATGAAGTCCCCCATCCGCAAAGGCGACAAACTAGAAAACGGCGGCGAAGTAACCGGCGGCTCCGAATGGTTCGTATTCATGGGTCGCCCGCTCGCCCGCAAGGGCGACGAAGCCCTTTGCGATGAGCACGGCCCGACCGTCATCGACGAGGGCTACACAAAGTTCCCCGACCGCGACGGCAAGCCGGTTGCCTTTCACCACTACCGTTGCGCGTGCGGCTGCCGCCTGATCTCGTCGCTCCAGAACGTCAATATCGAGTAA
- a CDS encoding ImcF-related family protein — MNDPRLTLRSLKPPTANEESAPSSRLPIWGIPVGALIVALLAIGFVSLRGDIVGVSAGEAHLKAVIDILSIFAVVVVVHLILFPTGAYGFATRLFRFETGDRTTTAKPLKHDARLQRVAEELRVAHGWFWRSRLRWLMVDGSDTRVDQVAPGLKQAGVIHVGETVLVHAAPDGIAKEKWLGQIRRLRSRRPVDGLVHVANADEPDADLPRTLSLIATALGWAAPITFLHPVETEGRPSERFEAIGAFMPNESRRQAQHAAECVPDLLDHVQWRSADAGVSLHTREKAIWLLQISKYVCDHAARIATTLCTLASSNWLRAPLAGVMFAPVFPVPTVVPVPIPVGDEDANATPDQPADAPQVMTVTREQPAALLPVWKEIAARAPCYRGRRAGLYWRDAVAMAVLTGAVVWAVALVVSGLGNHALIKDAEATAWAALQAAPGSPQAMRAQLALQQQIETLEYRRDHGVPWHLRAGLARNDELLDALWQPYQTVAIRNLRDPSAHQLEATLTQLAQSRADALPSTEEQQHDYNALKTYLMLAQPQHADAAYLAKQLPTTWPAIAGMSTGEWLDTSQRLASFYASHLRAHPEWRLHASDDLTQAARNMLVNQIGLQNSDDTLYQSVLEQAKGKYADMSLVTLINGSDARGLFTTTQTVPGIYTRAAWDGMIGEAIDKAAKEGRVAADWVLADERAARVPGAALEAHQDIEEVRQRLRARYFASYTAAWQAMLNSLQWQNATNLGSAITQLTRLTDAQTSPLIALMKSVQYQAQAGRPSQALSDTLVRKAQDLIGNKTGIASAQEVDPLDKSFGPLLALMGDDVVTGTASKSNGKPTKSVADFSGVSLAHFLTVATTMRLKLQQIATSTDAQAMARQMAQAVFQGKLSELTQARDDAALTAASLGSQWSGFGDALFSRPLDVAWQTILQPAAASLNEAWRLSIAAPFASSFNGHYPFSDTDADASFAELGRYIKPDTGLISRFVTTQLAGTLQPEGNAWAPNELAPQALQFDPEFLSALRQLSTLGAQLYAQGDASYRFQLMPHPNPDVTRNILSIDGAKIEYFNQLETYTSIVWPAIGQSGSSGQNGRVQLTWESLDAGARIAFAANGDWAWLRLLATAQVKPLDSTTYELTFNQGNGFPLQYDLKAQVGAGPLDLLKLRGFKMPQRVFLVGKGVMMPAGGLSLPPLPPEMRP, encoded by the coding sequence ATGAACGACCCCAGGCTTACCCTGCGCTCGCTTAAGCCCCCAACCGCGAACGAGGAATCCGCGCCGTCGAGCCGTCTGCCAATCTGGGGGATACCCGTCGGGGCGCTGATCGTCGCCCTGCTCGCAATCGGCTTCGTATCGCTGCGCGGCGATATTGTTGGCGTCTCGGCCGGTGAAGCTCATCTGAAGGCGGTCATTGACATTCTGTCGATCTTCGCAGTCGTTGTCGTCGTTCACCTCATCCTGTTCCCGACTGGCGCCTATGGCTTTGCCACGCGGCTTTTTCGCTTCGAAACCGGCGACCGCACGACGACGGCGAAGCCGCTCAAGCACGACGCGCGACTGCAACGCGTGGCCGAGGAACTGCGCGTCGCGCATGGCTGGTTCTGGCGTAGCCGCCTGCGCTGGCTGATGGTCGACGGCAGCGATACGCGGGTCGATCAGGTTGCACCGGGACTCAAGCAGGCAGGCGTTATACACGTCGGCGAGACCGTCCTCGTTCACGCCGCGCCGGACGGTATCGCAAAAGAGAAGTGGCTCGGCCAGATACGCAGATTGCGTAGTCGTCGCCCGGTCGATGGTCTGGTCCACGTCGCAAATGCCGACGAGCCCGATGCGGACCTGCCCCGCACGCTCTCGTTGATTGCCACCGCGCTCGGCTGGGCCGCGCCCATCACGTTCCTTCACCCGGTCGAGACCGAGGGTCGTCCATCCGAACGGTTCGAAGCGATCGGCGCCTTCATGCCGAACGAGTCGCGTAGGCAGGCGCAGCATGCCGCCGAATGCGTGCCTGACTTGCTCGACCACGTTCAGTGGAGGTCGGCAGACGCGGGCGTGAGCCTTCATACGCGCGAGAAGGCGATATGGCTGCTGCAAATCTCGAAGTATGTTTGCGACCATGCCGCGCGGATTGCTACGACCCTGTGCACGCTCGCCTCGTCGAACTGGCTGCGTGCGCCGCTCGCAGGCGTCATGTTCGCGCCGGTCTTTCCGGTGCCAACTGTCGTACCGGTACCGATACCGGTCGGGGACGAGGACGCAAACGCCACGCCGGATCAGCCTGCCGATGCTCCGCAGGTAATGACGGTTACGCGCGAGCAGCCAGCCGCGTTGCTTCCGGTATGGAAAGAGATCGCTGCCAGGGCGCCCTGTTATCGGGGCCGGCGCGCGGGCTTGTACTGGCGCGACGCGGTTGCAATGGCGGTCCTAACCGGGGCCGTAGTATGGGCGGTCGCGCTGGTCGTCTCGGGCCTCGGTAACCACGCACTCATCAAGGATGCCGAAGCGACCGCGTGGGCGGCTCTGCAGGCAGCGCCAGGTTCGCCACAGGCAATGCGTGCGCAACTCGCCCTGCAGCAGCAGATCGAGACGCTCGAATACCGCCGGGATCATGGCGTACCGTGGCATCTGCGCGCGGGTCTCGCGCGCAACGATGAACTCCTCGACGCGCTCTGGCAACCGTATCAGACCGTGGCCATACGCAACCTGCGCGATCCGTCCGCCCATCAACTCGAAGCCACGCTCACGCAACTCGCTCAGTCTCGCGCCGACGCACTGCCCAGCACCGAAGAACAGCAGCACGACTACAACGCGCTCAAAACGTATCTGATGCTGGCGCAACCTCAACATGCAGACGCTGCCTACCTCGCCAAGCAGTTGCCGACCACATGGCCCGCAATCGCCGGCATGAGCACGGGCGAATGGCTCGACACCTCGCAACGGCTCGCGTCGTTCTACGCGTCGCACTTGCGCGCGCATCCTGAATGGCGACTCCATGCATCGGATGATCTGACCCAAGCCGCGCGCAACATGCTCGTCAATCAGATCGGCCTGCAGAACTCCGACGACACGCTCTACCAATCCGTGCTGGAGCAGGCGAAGGGCAAATACGCCGATATGTCGCTCGTGACGCTGATCAACGGATCGGACGCACGCGGCTTATTCACGACGACGCAAACCGTACCGGGCATCTACACGCGCGCCGCATGGGACGGCATGATCGGCGAGGCGATCGACAAGGCCGCCAAGGAAGGGCGCGTGGCGGCGGACTGGGTGCTCGCCGACGAACGCGCCGCGCGCGTGCCGGGCGCGGCGCTCGAAGCGCATCAGGACATCGAGGAAGTGAGGCAGCGCCTGCGCGCGCGCTATTTCGCAAGCTATACCGCCGCGTGGCAGGCGATGCTGAACAGCCTGCAATGGCAGAATGCGACCAATCTAGGCAGCGCGATCACGCAGCTCACGCGCTTGACCGATGCGCAGACCTCGCCGCTGATTGCGCTGATGAAATCGGTTCAGTATCAGGCACAGGCGGGACGTCCCTCGCAAGCGCTCTCGGACACGCTAGTGCGCAAAGCACAGGACCTGATCGGCAACAAGACAGGCATCGCGAGTGCTCAGGAAGTCGATCCGCTGGACAAATCTTTCGGCCCGCTGCTCGCGTTGATGGGCGATGACGTGGTGACGGGCACGGCCAGCAAGTCGAACGGCAAGCCCACAAAAAGTGTCGCCGACTTCAGCGGCGTGAGCCTCGCGCATTTCCTGACGGTGGCCACGACCATGCGCCTGAAGCTGCAGCAAATCGCCACCAGCACCGACGCCCAGGCCATGGCGCGTCAAATGGCGCAGGCGGTGTTTCAGGGCAAACTCTCGGAACTCACGCAGGCACGCGACGATGCCGCGCTCACTGCCGCAAGCCTTGGCTCGCAATGGTCGGGCTTCGGCGACGCGCTGTTCTCGCGGCCCCTCGACGTGGCGTGGCAAACCATTCTGCAGCCGGCCGCGGCCAGTTTGAACGAGGCGTGGCGCTTGTCGATCGCCGCGCCGTTTGCGAGCAGCTTCAACGGGCACTACCCATTCTCGGACACCGACGCAGATGCCTCGTTTGCCGAGCTGGGTCGCTACATCAAGCCCGACACCGGACTGATCTCGCGCTTTGTGACGACACAGCTCGCAGGCACGCTTCAGCCTGAAGGCAATGCGTGGGCGCCGAACGAACTCGCGCCACAAGCATTGCAGTTCGATCCGGAGTTCCTCTCGGCACTGCGCCAGTTGTCGACGCTCGGCGCGCAGCTGTACGCGCAGGGCGATGCCAGCTACCGGTTCCAGCTCATGCCGCATCCAAATCCGGACGTCACCCGCAACATCCTGAGCATCGACGGCGCGAAGATCGAGTACTTCAACCAATTGGAGACATATACCTCGATTGTGTGGCCGGCGATCGGGCAAAGCGGCTCGAGCGGCCAGAATGGCCGTGTACAACTGACGTGGGAGTCGCTCGACGCCGGAGCACGCATTGCTTTCGCCGCCAACGGTGACTGGGCATGGCTGCGCTTGCTCGCTACTGCTCAAGTCAAGCCGCTTGACAGCACCACCTATGAGCTGACCTTCAATCAAGGCAACGGTTTTCCTCTGCAGTACGACCTCAAAGCGCAGGTCGGCGCGGGGCCGCTCGATTTGCTCAAGCTGCGCGGCTTCAAGATGCCGCAGCGCGTGTTTCTCGTCGGCAAGGGTGTGATGATGCCCGCCGGCGGACTGTCCTTGCCACCTCTGCCGCCGGAGATGCGACCATGA
- the tssF gene encoding type VI secretion system baseplate subunit TssF, translating to MRYLRAASGEFAKAHPDAARRLGMRYGEVGDSVRATFEGFALLMARLRMKLDDGGPEFTEALIDNLYEHAARAIPSLSIIECSPLGRGAAAAAQVPAGALVRSAPVGPDQVQCLYRTTQAVQLLPLSVEDAEVTVRDGGCTIIRVTFRLWLGEQREATDLSRIRLYLHGERAAAAALYAALTRQVTSISLRLPSVRNGELQPLEGVQFEGAGFGPTTRLWPVTEPERDRTLDREQTLLEYFVFPQKFHFVDLCGFDASMLPAGESQMTFEIELSGRVPGDYPVCRESFRLFCTPVINLFEVDALPLRPTDWHDREHRVQPGAAGHVEPYHVLAVTAADPEDSARHTYSAFTSFRHRGWTLQYEKPERYFHTSMRLGVTGRELWLTLSGQLWERLHADAAHDENRPQPDRHLTVRALANNGRLPRMALSEATITETVSGFTGIASVRNLSAPTLPLYPPRHHPEYDWRLLGHFTAGGANELNMIGMVGAPAFREALELYDWSPDDSTQRRIDAIEDVWLAEHESVGRGHMRREVRVYVRLDARAFDGPGDAALFGDVLSRFVGRYASFHHAMRLVLDVEGKQTVYPVMEFEGAPF from the coding sequence ATGCGCTACTTGCGCGCCGCATCGGGCGAGTTTGCCAAGGCCCATCCTGATGCTGCCCGTCGTCTGGGTATGCGCTACGGCGAGGTGGGCGACAGCGTGCGCGCCACCTTCGAGGGCTTTGCGCTGCTCATGGCGCGTTTGCGCATGAAGCTCGACGATGGCGGTCCGGAATTCACCGAAGCGCTGATCGACAATTTGTACGAGCATGCGGCGCGGGCGATTCCCTCGCTGTCTATCATCGAATGCTCGCCTCTAGGCCGTGGAGCCGCAGCGGCCGCGCAGGTGCCAGCCGGGGCTTTGGTGCGCTCGGCGCCCGTTGGGCCCGATCAAGTGCAGTGTCTATACCGGACGACGCAGGCCGTCCAGCTACTGCCACTCTCAGTCGAGGACGCGGAGGTTACGGTGCGCGATGGTGGATGCACGATCATTCGCGTCACATTCAGGTTGTGGCTGGGCGAACAACGTGAGGCGACGGACCTGTCGCGCATTCGTCTGTATCTGCACGGCGAGCGGGCCGCCGCGGCCGCGCTCTATGCGGCGCTAACGCGTCAGGTCACCTCGATTAGCCTGCGCTTGCCTTCGGTGCGCAATGGCGAGTTGCAGCCGCTCGAGGGCGTTCAATTCGAAGGGGCGGGCTTTGGCCCGACTACGCGGCTGTGGCCGGTCACCGAGCCCGAGCGCGACCGCACGCTGGATCGCGAGCAGACGCTGCTGGAATACTTCGTGTTTCCGCAAAAATTTCACTTCGTCGATCTGTGCGGCTTCGACGCCTCGATGCTGCCGGCGGGCGAATCGCAGATGACGTTTGAAATCGAACTGAGCGGGCGCGTACCGGGCGATTATCCGGTGTGTCGCGAGAGCTTCCGTCTGTTCTGCACACCAGTGATCAACCTGTTCGAAGTGGATGCGCTGCCGCTGCGACCTACGGACTGGCATGATCGCGAACATCGCGTTCAACCCGGCGCGGCGGGGCACGTCGAGCCGTATCACGTGCTCGCAGTGACCGCCGCAGATCCGGAGGACAGCGCACGTCACACATATAGCGCCTTCACGAGCTTTCGCCATCGCGGCTGGACGCTGCAGTACGAGAAGCCAGAGCGTTATTTCCATACCTCGATGCGTTTGGGCGTGACGGGCCGGGAGCTTTGGCTGACGCTATCCGGGCAGTTGTGGGAGCGTCTCCACGCGGACGCTGCGCACGATGAGAACCGTCCGCAACCGGATCGCCATCTGACGGTGAGGGCACTGGCGAACAATGGACGCTTGCCGCGCATGGCGCTTTCCGAGGCGACGATCACTGAGACAGTGTCGGGCTTTACCGGTATCGCGTCGGTGCGCAACCTGAGCGCGCCGACGCTGCCGTTGTATCCGCCGCGCCATCACCCGGAGTACGACTGGCGCTTGCTCGGCCATTTCACGGCGGGCGGCGCAAATGAATTGAACATGATCGGGATGGTGGGCGCACCTGCATTTCGCGAGGCGCTGGAGCTTTACGACTGGTCGCCTGACGACAGTACTCAGCGGCGCATCGATGCTATCGAAGATGTGTGGTTGGCCGAGCATGAGTCGGTGGGCAGAGGACATATGCGACGCGAGGTTCGCGTGTACGTGCGCCTCGACGCTAGGGCATTCGACGGGCCGGGTGACGCAGCGCTGTTCGGTGATGTGCTAAGCCGGTTCGTGGGCCGCTATGCAAGTTTTCATCATGCGATGCGGTTGGTGCTGGACGTCGAGGGTAAGCAGACTGTGTATCCGGTGATGGAGTTCGAGGGGGCGCCATTTTGA
- a CDS encoding ATP-binding protein — translation MNRSLQFRLSAWLSVLIVAIALIGGFIAFKTAFHEANELQDGQLKQITALVTPRSLAVMRRETLADVPGVDFASKIVIQTLDERAPLALSADLRDGLQYANVAGLRWRIIVKTLNDGVRVVVGQKTMGRDEIARNSALATVIPFGTLAVVLLITLHWLVRRMFRPLALLAGDLDQRPEHDLSALTEDTVPSEITPFVVAINRLLIRVDISLAMQRRFVADAAHELRSPLTALSLQAERLDASEMPAAARERLFSLRRGLARTRALLNQLLTLARVQDKTVGKPSRLRVQEVFRNVLEDLMPLAEAKRLDIGVSSTEDDVVIDVPEAELSILLKNLVDNAIRYTPEDGRVDLSAGVIDGRAFIRVEDSGAGIAAEERERVFDPFYRVLGTDTEGSGLGLSIVATVAARIGAEVVLRDAEPHGLVVVVRFAAEREVRRAA, via the coding sequence ATGAACCGTTCGCTCCAGTTTCGTTTGTCGGCATGGCTGTCGGTGTTGATCGTGGCGATTGCGCTCATCGGCGGCTTCATCGCGTTCAAGACGGCTTTTCACGAGGCGAACGAGTTGCAGGACGGGCAGCTCAAGCAGATCACCGCGCTCGTGACGCCGCGCAGTCTCGCCGTCATGCGGCGCGAAACGCTTGCCGATGTGCCGGGTGTGGACTTCGCATCGAAGATCGTGATTCAGACACTCGATGAACGCGCGCCGCTCGCGCTCTCCGCCGACCTGCGGGACGGCCTTCAGTATGCGAACGTGGCTGGCCTGCGCTGGCGGATCATCGTGAAGACGCTCAACGACGGCGTGCGTGTCGTGGTCGGACAGAAGACCATGGGGCGCGACGAGATCGCGCGCAACAGTGCGCTTGCCACCGTCATTCCGTTCGGCACGCTCGCGGTGGTTTTGCTCATCACGCTTCATTGGCTCGTGCGCCGCATGTTTCGTCCGCTCGCGCTTTTGGCGGGCGATCTCGATCAGCGTCCCGAGCACGATCTCTCGGCGCTTACGGAAGATACGGTTCCTTCCGAGATCACGCCGTTCGTCGTGGCGATCAATCGCCTGCTGATCCGCGTGGACATTTCGCTGGCGATGCAACGCCGCTTTGTCGCCGATGCCGCGCATGAACTGCGCTCGCCGCTAACGGCGCTTTCGCTGCAAGCCGAGCGCCTCGACGCCTCGGAGATGCCCGCCGCCGCGCGCGAACGATTGTTCTCGTTGCGGCGAGGTCTCGCGCGCACGCGTGCGCTGCTCAATCAGTTGCTCACGCTCGCGCGCGTGCAGGACAAGACCGTGGGCAAGCCGAGCCGGCTGCGTGTACAGGAAGTTTTTCGCAACGTGCTCGAGGATCTGATGCCCCTTGCCGAGGCGAAGCGTCTGGACATCGGCGTGTCGAGTACGGAGGATGACGTGGTGATCGACGTGCCCGAGGCCGAGCTTTCGATCTTGCTGAAGAACCTCGTCGATAACGCCATCCGCTATACGCCGGAAGATGGGCGCGTGGATTTATCGGCCGGCGTGATCGATGGCCGCGCGTTCATTCGCGTGGAGGACTCCGGCGCCGGCATTGCGGCGGAAGAACGGGAGCGTGTGTTCGATCCGTTCTATCGCGTGCTCGGCACGGATACCGAAGGCTCGGGTCTTGGTTTGTCGATCGTCGCCACCGTGGCGGCGCGGATCGGCGCGGAGGTTGTGTTAAGGGATGCGGAACCGCATGGGCTGGTTGTGGTGGTCAGGTTCGCGGCGGAAAGGGAAGTGCGGAGAGCGGCTTGA
- a CDS encoding response regulator transcription factor: MRVLLVEDDRMIGEAVQDTLKDGSYAVDWVRDGRLALTSLETHSYDVALLDLGLPGKDGIDVLRAVRAGGNLVPLLIITARDAVEERIRGLDAGADDYILKPFEMSELLARMRAVVRRRSGQAAPVMSNGIISLDPATREVTAAGNVTRLSSREFALLQALMLRPGAILSRTELEDRIYGWNEEVESNAVEFLIHSLRKKLGAQAIKNVRGVGWMVSKQT; encoded by the coding sequence ATGAGGGTGTTGCTGGTCGAGGACGACCGCATGATCGGCGAAGCTGTGCAAGACACCCTCAAGGACGGCAGCTACGCCGTCGACTGGGTGCGTGACGGCCGGCTTGCGTTGACAAGCTTGGAAACGCACAGCTACGACGTTGCCCTGCTCGATCTGGGCTTGCCGGGCAAGGACGGCATCGACGTGTTGCGCGCGGTGCGGGCCGGCGGCAATCTGGTTCCGTTACTTATCATCACCGCGCGCGATGCGGTGGAAGAGCGTATTCGTGGCCTCGATGCAGGCGCGGACGATTACATCCTCAAGCCCTTCGAGATGTCCGAATTGCTCGCGCGGATGCGCGCCGTGGTGCGGCGGCGCAGCGGTCAGGCGGCGCCCGTCATGTCGAACGGCATCATCTCGCTCGATCCCGCCACGCGCGAAGTCACGGCCGCGGGCAACGTCACGCGTCTGTCGAGCCGCGAGTTTGCGTTGCTTCAGGCGCTCATGCTGCGCCCCGGCGCCATTCTCTCGCGCACGGAACTCGAAGACCGCATCTACGGCTGGAATGAGGAAGTCGAAAGCAACGCCGTCGAATTCCTGATTCATTCGCTGCGCAAGAAGCTCGGCGCGCAGGCGATCAAGAATGTGCGCGGCGTGGGCTGGATGGTCTCGAAGCAGACATGA